The DNA segment TTTTGTAGCAGAAGCCGAAGAAATTGAAAGTATTTCAAGAGAGGTTCGAAGAGTTCTAatttcttcctctttctcaTCCATTACCGCTAGCGAACGTTCGCGTTGATTTTGTAATGAATCTTGAAGATGTGTGATTTTTCTCTCGAATGATGCTTGCAATGCTATCAACACTTCGGTATGTTTGACGGAATCATTTTTAAGAGCTATCTGTTgatctgttattttttgttgtaaatcgAATTCTAGCTGAgctgttgattgtttttgaacatcaattttttgttttagttgcgAAACATTTTCTTGACACAAAAGAAGATCTTTTTTCAGTCGTTGATTTTCATCCAGTGCTTGCTCGTAACGCcgtttatacatttttaattcgTTCTTTTCATCTGCATGTTGATCTTGTGATGCTATCTCagataaaaaactaaaatcctCTTTCCTCTCTGTAATACCTCCTATGGAATGATTTTCTAGCAATAAGTGTCCTGCACCATAACCGTCCTCTATGGATTCCCGATCGTATTGAGGTGAATCATTGTTTTCTTCCACTCGCTTTGTTTTTAAGTTCGCAATTGCAGTTTTTAATTGCAAAATGTATACTTTATCCTGCTCTTTTATACGATCGTATCTACCTACCATTTCACTAAGTTCTTTGATGCGGGATTCAAAGTTAGCTACACGCTCCTCGTGTATTTCTCTCAAacgtttgctgttttcttctGCCAGACGGACACGTTGCTTTTCTTCTGCTACAGCAATTGCATACTGTTTCTTTAGATGGTTCATTTCATCTTGCAACTCACGCAAAGATTCTTTTAAGTTGATTGAACTATTATTATATCCTTTTGAATCGCAGtctgttgattttgttttctttgcatcAACAAGTTTTTTTGAAACGGTCTGTCGGTCCGGAGCAATAACCATAAACTGAGTCTTCAAATTTCCAAGTTGTAGCTCTAATTGCTCGTTTAGATTACGCTCGTCATCTAGTAATTTCTTCAACTCCCGTATTTTCACAGATTGATCTTCAGACGGTCCAATCCTCGGTCCGTAGTCTACAAGCGTATTGGGATTGAAACTGCTCATCTCGAATTGAGATTGGGATTCGAAATCTTTAATACGTCGCGACAGTTCTTCTATAATGGAATCCTTGTTTTCCAGTTTTTGGCGAAGTTGATTTCTTTCATATTTTGACACTTCCTCGATCCGGTTGCGTTCTGCTGTGATAATGGTGAGATTGTTCATTAGTGTTTGTAGTTGTCCTTCAACCGATCCAGATGCTAAAACTGCCTCAGAAGATTCATGAAGTCCATTATCCAAGATAGCCTCCTTGCCATCATTTACTTTTTGAAGTGCTTTTAAGGTTTCTTCTAATGCTACTTTTTCTTTGGCAATACCTTTATACGCCACGATAATATctaaaaaatatatcattttgATCGATTAAATACCAAGCCATTGCTGTTGGGTTACAGTACATAAGGTTTACTTCAATAACTACATACCCTTTAGCCGATTTTCATAGCGATTAATGTGTTCTTTCTGAGAGCTAATGATGGATTCATAttcttttaatttgtttgattCGTGCTTCCTCTTTTCCATgatgtaaatatttttctcCGGAACACAGAACAGCTAAACGAGATGCAGTACTTAGAAACAATATCTATTTAGGaataatcaaacaaaattgCAACGTTTACTATTTCACGAAATAAAGCAAGTTTGTTTAAACCTAtaatacacaaataaaaataaaataaacttcaCACTTCATAACTTTAATTACAGGCGGTCCCAGAGATACatggttaatggggaccgaaaaggCCGAAAAATACCGcttatctcgaatttccgcgtaagtcgaatctcgtgatttccagccgaaatatcactaattttcgtgcaatttgcaactagggggtggttttagccaccaaaATGATTATTGGATATGTTCTACcgaattgaacaattttaaaccttttgaaatggtattttactTTCGATCAACACGGAggttatttggtatttcacaatggatgtgtcaaataaGTACCATTTGTTCAAAGAACTGCCAAATTTAGATCACCACGTATCTCTAAATCCACGTATAAAAGGTactgtgtatctcggggaccgcctgtactgaTATCATCTAaagctgcgctctggcaccaatcgaacacgacatccgacacgaacaaacccTTATAATCATATgcaggtgcactgtcagatacaaacaaaataccaaaacaaacatgtcaaatctcatacatttttcatgttcgatgtcgtgttcgattggtgctagagcgccgggtaaggcggcgctctgggaccaatcgaacgaaacaaacaaacacgactctGTTCGATAGGTGCTCTGTCAGCTGTTCGATGTCTTACAGACCTGTCATGATGCACTGCAATACGCCTTCTTTTTATCTCGAAATAATCTTTTTATctcgaaaatgaagcattttcataGTTAAAATGAATATCCATCTGCAGGGGGaagattcaacaaataatttgctagttattcacatcaataataacataaaaatcattcaaatttaatattgaaaaaatgtaaacaatggtCCATGCGAAACACATACagtgcacacacatgcattatGTACACGCAATAGTTTAATACGTTTCAAACCTGTATATTTGatgttaaaattgattgtgaagcattgcaaatattattgatagatatttaaaatattttgcaggcGAATTTTAagaataaaacgaaacaaaatacgAAAACAAACTTGAAATTGACCCGAATTGAATTCTATCTACTGTAGCTgagaagcgtttgacagccaagGTATTCAAAGCACAGGTGGGTATCGAACATCAAAGACAGAATCAACTGACATGTTCGACtcgatgtttgtcttgtttgtttgtgtctgacagtgcacctccatatggttatatgggtttgttcgtgtcggatgtcgtgttcgattgctgctagagcgccgcctaAGGTTTACATCAAGGTGGGTTAAAAATATCAGTTGGTGGATAAGGGCTTttggggggtcgccatagttgagggactttacgtcattttaaaaccgttaaccaaTGGTTTCCGCACATAAAGCatagcaaataaaaaagattGCTTTGTTACTACGtgcaattttgtgttttattgtatttttgatGCAGTACAAATGTTACACgcgttttctttattcagtTCCTTGTATGCATGACATTTCATTCGCTCCCTTCCTGTTTCGAGCAGTGCTGCTCGTTCGAGCAGTGGCAGAGCTGCCAACATGCCATAGCTGTCAATGTTGTATATAACAGCTCTTCCCCCGGAAATAAAGCACCTACTTCCGCTCTGCTACAGATCCAATCGTTGAGGAGGTTTGATGGTTCTTGTTGATCGACGAAGTCCAGAATCCGCTGTCAAGCCTGACGAACCGGAAGTCCCCTCAAAGGTGGCACACTCAGTAGATGTCGACGACTGGATCACCTTTGAACGCACAGGGACAGTTTGTATAGTCGGATGTGCAGAGTCAGAAACGTTGGTTGTTGAAGACTGTGTGTCCGTTAACGGGGTCTGGGTCGAGGGTAAGTCAGAGGTCACAGTCAAGTCTTATCGTAATGGACAAGTTTGGAACAATAAGCGGGAAAAAAGTGTGGTTATGTGAAGCGTCGTTTTCGCTAACACACTAAATGTCATCGAACCCATCGTGGAAAGGTTGGAATAATATGGATTATTCTATTGTGAAAAGTTAAAATGAGCAGCATCATTAGGTAAAGCGTCATTTTTACCAACATGAAGTGGCGAAAACTAATAGTTTTCCAGGAAATGTGCGAGAATTGAATTAGAATTCTCCAGGGTTGCTCAAaggaggttggcggaaatcaaTGGATTTCTCCACAAGTAGTGCGAGAATTGGTTCAGAATTCTCCATGTTTGTGCAAAGAAGGTTGGCGGAAATCATTTGATTTCTCCAGGACAAGAGCGAGAATTGTAAGAGAATTCTCCATGGTTTGAAAACGGAGGTTGGCGGAAGTCAATGGATTTCTCCAGAAAAATGCGTGAATTGTAAGAGAATTCTCCATGAAAAAAAGGAGGTTGGCAGAAATGAATGCATTTCTCCAGCATAGGTGCGAGAATTGTAAAAGAATTCTCCATGTTTATTACAGGCGCAaggagctaaaaaaaaaaggctattCCCAGTGTTAGAAATTGATAGTAAATTTCTCCATGCTACGGTAATTTCGGGAATGTTCGGGAAGTTTTCTCAGGAAATACAGAGACGATGGATAGAATCTTAGGAATATGTGGGTTATAGAATGATTAGAGTTGATAGCACTCGAGAAGAGGAAAGATATTTGTGGTTGCAGATTGATTTAACAGTTGATGTTAAGACTGATCTGGACACCAGTAACTAAGTTTCTGGTTGATGAACACaagatttatttagttttgtgtttttatttgtttttgttcttttagaTGCAAGAAATGCGACCAGTACCAATGTTCctgtgcgataaaatcgaaacTGCTAAACTTGCAACAGAATGGAAAATTTGGAAGGAAGCGTTGGAATGCTACTTTGCAGCGTACAACGTAACGGACCAAacggagaaaaaagcaaaactactACATCTCGGAGGACCGGCACTACAGAgagtgtttaaaaatttaaaagatcATGATCATGTGTCTTTGGTAATGTTGAAACCGCGCTGGTATGACCAGGCAGTTGAAAAACTGGATGAGTTTTTCGGACCGCAGTATCAAGCTACAATGGAGAGACGCAACCTGCgaatgatgaaacaaaaaccaggtGAACGTTTTGCGGAATATTTGATTCGTTTAAAACAACAGGCATCTCAGTGTGGATTTGACAAGTACAGTAAGAAGTAGCCTCAACACTGCGGGACATATACTTAACAGATGCAGTAGTTGAAAGATGTTCTTCCAATGAAGTCCGACGGaaaattttgcagaaaaatttgaagttttcggaaATCGAAGACATGGGAGTTGCGCAAGAGAGCATAGATAATCAAATAGCTGAAATGGCAGCTGGACCATCAtctgaaaaagtgtttaaaatcgAGCACGgcggaagaaaaggaaatccCAGAGCGGAATACAAGGGATCCAGACAAGTTGAAAACAGGCGTAATGAAAAGGCTTGTTTCAATTGCGTACGTGTAGGACACTTTGCGGCATCTTTCAATTGCCCTGCTCGCGGGAAGGAATGTAGAAATTGTAAGAAACTTGGTcattttgaacaaatgtgCCGAAAGTTTATGGAGAAGGGTCCGACTAAATGTCAAATAAGAGCAATTGACGAATCATCAGAggcaaaacaaccgaaaactGAGGAGGAAACACATAGTTCGAAAGTGTATTATGCATTCTATTCAGGGAATGAGTCAAACGTAATATCTTGTATGCTTGGAGGAGTTTCTCTTGAAATGATGGTGTTGTGTTCGGATGTCCGTTCACTTATTTGAATAAACCACTGAACTAAGCACAACTAAAAAGTTACAAACGAAACATGCAAACTTTATTCCTAACACATTAAATATTTGTTGAAACGTAAAAACCTCGGCGCAGCCGCGTGACGGTTACCGCACTCGTTGATCACCCGAGAACCGAATGCCCCGGGTGAACGGCCGTCGTGCCCTTTCGCTCCGTCACACGGTCGCCCTCGACGGACAGCTCGGGTGACGTTCAGGGCTGTCGCACTCTGCGAACAACCCAGAGCCACAATGTTGCGCGACGCTGTCCGtctccacaacatctccccgcTTTAGGATAGAAAGTACGGGCGGAGCCTTCGCGGAACTCTTCTTATACGAGAAGAGCGGCGAGGCAGAGGTACCTTCTTAGATTCCGACGAACGAGAAGCATGCGGGACCGGTTCCATTGGTTGTGCTGGTAAAACGGGATTCAAAGGTACTGTTGATGACGATTGCGGCCTACT comes from the Anopheles merus strain MAF unplaced genomic scaffold, AmerM5.1 LNR4000011, whole genome shotgun sequence genome and includes:
- the LOC121600927 gene encoding golgin subfamily A member 6-like protein 22, with the protein product MEKRKHESNKLKEYESIISSQKEHINRYENRLKDIIVAYKGIAKEKVALEETLKALQKVNDGKEAILDNGLHESSEAVLASGSVEGQLQTLMNNLTIITAERNRIEEVSKYERNQLRQKLENKDSIIEELSRRIKDFESQSQFEMSSFNPNTLVDYGPRIGPSEDQSVKIRELKKLLDDERNLNEQLELQLGNLKTQFMVIAPDRQTVSKKLVDAKKTKSTDCDSKGYNNSSINLKESLRELQDEMNHLKKQYAIAVAEEKQRVRLAEENSKRLREIHEERVANFESRIKELSEMVGRYDRIKEQDKVYILQLKTAIANLKTKRVEENNDSPQYDRESIEDGYGAGHLLLENHSIGGITERKEDFSFLSEIASQDQHADEKNELKMYKRRYEQALDENQRLKKDLLLCQENVSQLKQKIDVQKQSTAQLEFDLQQKITDQQIALKNDSVKHTEVLIALQASFERKITHLQDSLQNQRERSLAVMDEKEEEIRTLRTSLEILSISSASATKEFHNDTIGNLLVDRSDSNAEPSLMMVTSLQSLSEDHQHLIHYAQEIARMNLEISALRTSKTRQKPRCANLPKKR